One Tamlana carrageenivorans genomic region harbors:
- the folK gene encoding 2-amino-4-hydroxy-6-hydroxymethyldihydropteridine diphosphokinase — protein sequence MLKSTTYYIALGSNKGDKFKNLQDAVQAIFEQIGHVWSISKVYKSPAFGFESEDFLNCCLVLQSEFSPEKVLDLLLGIEISLGRVRTQKNGYEARVIDLDIVLAEAEVIQTEKLQIPHPEMQKRKFVLLPLNDIASKVVHPVLQKEISELLQHCDDDSVLEPLNIWLKNPSKAYQPSKYDYIAIEGNIGSGKTSLATKISEDFNAKLVLERFADNPFLPKFYEDAHRYAFTLEMSFLADRYQQISDDLAQLDLFKDFIVSDYDVFKSLIFSKITLQEDEFNLYRKLFYLMYKELRKPDLYVYLHQNTERLQQNIKKRGREYEQNIENAYLEKINTGYLEFLKTQTDFNVKIIDVSHRDFVENRSDYLWVLGEICRV from the coding sequence ATGCTGAAATCAACCACATATTATATTGCTTTAGGTAGTAATAAAGGCGATAAGTTTAAAAATTTGCAAGATGCTGTTCAGGCTATTTTCGAGCAAATAGGGCATGTATGGTCTATTTCTAAGGTGTATAAATCGCCAGCTTTCGGATTTGAAAGTGAGGATTTTTTAAACTGTTGTTTGGTGTTGCAAAGTGAATTTAGCCCTGAAAAGGTTTTAGACTTGCTTTTAGGCATTGAAATTTCATTAGGGCGGGTGCGCACCCAGAAAAATGGTTATGAAGCACGGGTAATTGATTTGGATATTGTTTTAGCTGAAGCTGAAGTTATACAAACCGAGAAATTACAAATACCACATCCGGAAATGCAAAAACGCAAGTTTGTGTTATTACCTTTAAATGATATCGCATCAAAAGTGGTACACCCTGTGTTGCAAAAAGAGATTTCAGAATTGCTACAGCATTGTGATGATGATTCGGTTTTAGAACCTTTAAATATTTGGTTGAAAAATCCGAGTAAAGCGTATCAACCTTCAAAATACGATTACATTGCTATTGAAGGGAATATTGGTTCGGGAAAAACGAGTTTAGCTACTAAAATATCTGAAGATTTTAATGCCAAGCTTGTTTTAGAGCGTTTTGCCGATAATCCTTTCTTGCCTAAATTTTATGAAGATGCGCATCGCTATGCCTTTACTTTAGAGATGTCTTTTTTGGCCGATCGTTACCAGCAGATTTCCGACGATTTAGCGCAGCTCGATTTATTTAAAGATTTTATTGTAAGTGATTATGATGTGTTTAAATCCCTTATTTTTTCTAAAATCACCTTGCAGGAAGACGAGTTTAATCTTTACAGAAAGCTGTTTTATTTGATGTATAAAGAGCTTCGAAAACCTGATTTGTATGTGTATTTGCATCAAAACACCGAGCGTTTGCAACAGAACATCAAAAAGCGGGGTCGTGAGTACGAGCAAAACATCGAAAATGCTTATTTGGAAAAAATAAATACCGGTTACCTGGAATTTTTAAAAACCCAAACCGATTTTAATGTGAAAATTATTGATGTGTCTCATCGCGATTTTGTTGAAAACCGATCGGATTATTTGTGGGTTTTAGGAGAGATTTGTAGGGTATAG